In the genome of Candidatus Bathyarchaeota archaeon, the window CTGCATCTGGAAGATAATGAAGAGTAACAAATAATTCATTAAATCGATGTGCCAAAAGAAGTTCCAAGACATGCTCCATCATTGGCTTATTAACAACTGGAACCATCGGCTTTGGGCGGGCGGTAGTTAATGGACGTAATCTTGTCCCTTCACCGCCAGCCATAACCACTGCCTGCATTACTTTCACCGATTATACCTTCTTATACGAGACTAATATTCTATTGTTTTAACTAATGTCTCAAAATAATAGTACTCCAAGGGAAGAGTAATGTCTTGTTCTAAAATTGAAAGGCTTTCAACTGGGATACCCGAGCTTGATAACACCATCGCAGGAGGAATACCAAGAGGCTTCTTTATAGCGGCTACGGGCGAACCCGGAACCGGCAAAACCATTTTCTGTCTACATTTCATTGCTCAAGGAATCAAGGAAGGAGACCGTTGCATCTACGTCACCACAGAAGAGAGCCGTGAATCAATACTGAGCCAAGCCGCTCAGTTTGGACTCGATTTCAAAAAAGCAATTGATGAGAAGCAACTTATCGTCATCGACGCTCTGATGGGGCTCGAAGACGTTTGGTCTCTAAAAAGTTTAGAAGTTGAAGAATTAGTTAACAAAGTGATTGAAGCTAAAAGAAACCTTGGATACGGACGAGCGAGATTGGTGATAGACTCGCTCTCGGCATTTTGGTTAGATAAACCAGCAATGGCTAGGCGTTACTCTTACTTTGTGAAGAAGGTCTTGGCGAAATGGGACTTCACTATAGTAGCCACCAGCCAATATGCCATTTCGACCTCGGACGCCTTCGGCTTCGGAGTCGAACATATAGCCGATGGTATCCTTAGATTCCGTCGTATTGTCCGTAAAGGAGTGTTAAGACGGTATCTATTAGTGGAAAAAATGCGCCAAACCCCCCATAGCTTGGTTATGCACGAGCTCACCATCGTTGATGGCCGTGGCCTCATTATTTTTGGCCCAGTAGAAGAAAGAAGAGAAGACCATGTTTTACCAAGGCATGTTATGAGGAAAATGCTCGCTGCAAGGAAAGCTAAGGAAGCCGAAGTTGAATGAGCGAAGATGTAGTTTTACGCCATTATAGTAATCCAAGGGTACAGGAGGAGATCGTCCGTTTCTCTCAAGATCGATGGATTGGAATACACTGCGCAAGAAAGGACACTCAGGGAAGACCACATTTAGTTAGATATCTTGGTCGTGCAAAACTCCCCTTACGGATTTCCAAACCCGAAGACGTACCAAAACTTTTGAAAATATTCCGTTTTCTACAGCCTAGAACGTTTTATGGAACCGCAAACGTATATAAGAAACTTTCAAGGCCCGAGGATTTATTTGATCTTACCAATATCAAGGCGTGTACGCCTACTTGGGATATCGATAATACGGTTGAGAAGTGGGCTGCAACAGTAGAAGCAGCACTAGAAATAATCTCCTTTCTCGAGTCAAGCGGAATACGCCGCTCAATTTTCGTAAAATTTAGCGGTCGCGGAGCGCACATCCATGTTCATCAAGAAGCTATCTCTCCAGCATTACGGGAAAGAATAAATCCGTTAGATCTAGCCTACGCCCTAGTAGAGTACACCCGACTGAAGTTGCAGAATAAGTTTAATGATATTATGCTTAGGTATAGCGCCGACTCACTCCGAGTGGATAATGAGATAGATGTGCAACGTCTCTTCACCTCTCCGCTTAGTTTACATAAGGAGTTGGATCGAGTTTGCGTCTGCATTCCAATAAATGAACTTAACAATTTCACTCTTGCATGGAGTAGAGTAGATGATTTCAAGCATTACTGGGGCTGGGATATTCATATCCCAGGGGAAGCAGACGAATTAGCGCAAAAGGCATACGAGATAGTTGGCCCATGTCCGACACTGCCACGGTTTAGAAGAAGAAGGCATCCCCCATTGGACAAGCAAATTACCAAATTCTTGCAACCGAGTTGGGTATTCTAATTGCGTTTATGAGGACACGTAGTTACATTAAAATTTACTTATGAAATTGCCTACCAGAAATCGTTTGAATCGTTTGTAATGATCAACATGTATAAAAGCCAGTAAATTTTGATCCAACTATTATCCATAAACTGGATCTAAGGGAAAAATAAAAGGTTAAATCATAATGTATAGCACAGAGTTAGAACATTCGTGATATAATCCATGACTAATATTGAAGATGTTCTCAAACGCATGCCTGAATATTGGCTACTTATGTTAATGCACAGCCTTTGTGCTGTCCGTCCGGAAGTAGCGAGGACAGCGGAGGAGTTAGCTGAAAACGTGGCAATGACCATTGAGTATGTCCGTTCAACTCTTAGCGAGTTGTGCCGTGGTGGATATGTTACGACCGTCAAGGATGAACGAGGTAGCCCAAGGTACTATGTCACAGGTCTAGGAATAATCAAAGTGTGCTCACTTTTCACATAGGAGAAACGTCGTACCTTAAGTGTTTCATTTACATTTGAAATAGGTTTAGTAAGATTTTTTATCGAGTCTATATTTTGACCGTTAGATGGAGGTTCAGTAATTGTCAAATGAGGAAAAACCGAAAGGACCAATTACTCCAGCTAGGCGATTTGAGCGGGTTGGCGCTCATAGTCATATTAAGGGACTCGGTTTAGATGGATTGAAAGCCTTAACTGTTGCGGATGGCATGGTCGGGCAAAACGAAGCTCGAGAGGCAGCTGGACTCGTAGTTAAGATGATTAAAGAAGGAAAGATGGCTGGACGGGCGATTCTATTTGCTGGTCCACCTGGAACAGGTAAGACTGCAATCGCTCTGGGACTCACGAAGGAGTTGGGAAACGTCCCATTCGTCATGCTTAGTGGGTCTGAAATTTATTCAACGGAGCTCAAGAAAACTGAGGTCCTCATGCAAGCTATGCGGAAAGCAATTGGAGTTCGATTACATGAAATGAGGCGGATTTACGAAGGGGAAGTTGAAAACTTTGACGTAAAAATGACCAAACACCCATATAATCCCTACCAGCAAGTCCCAGAATCAGCGCGCCTCACACTCTCAACCAAGAACGAAACAAAAACTTTCAGCGTGGGGGGATCGATAACAAACTCGATGTTGCAACAAGGAATCACCGTCGGCGACGTAATTCAGATCGACGCTGAATCTGGGAGAGTAATAAAACTTGGAAGATCAGAATCTGCTGCGGAGAAATTTGAAATCGAAGCCGAAAAACCAATTCCAAAACCGTCTGGCACAATAGAAAAGGAAAAAGAGTTCATTTATCTCGTTACCTTAAACGACTTAGACCAAATGCAAGCCCAATCACGGGGTGGGTTGCTAAGTATGTTCTTCGGCGGAACCTCAACAGGAGAGATTGAACCAGAGATCCGTCAAAGAGTTGATGAAACTGTCAAGGAACGGGTAGAAGAAGGAACTGCCGAGATTATCCCAGGCGTCTTATTCATCGACGACGTCCATATGCTGGACATCGAGGCGTACTCTTTTATTAGCCGCGCCATGGAAAGCGAGCTCGCTCCAATTATTATTTTAGCCAGCAACCGTGGAATAACAACGATCCGTGGAACTGAACTACAATCCCCGCATGGAATGCCCCTCGACCTATTGGACCGCCTACTCATCATTAATACACGCCCGTACACCGCAGATGAAATCCGTGAAATCCTAAAGATCCGCGCAAAAGAGGAAGGAGTTGAATTTACCGATGACGCCTTGGAATACTTAACGCAGCTCGGCGTAGAATCCTCTCTGAGGTATGCTGTACAACTCCTCTCTCCGGCTGGAGAGGTCGCAAAAGCCAACGGCCGCCAGAGAGTTGACAAACCCGACATAGAGCAGGTGAAAGGCTTATTCTCAGATATCAAAAAATCAGTAGAACAACTGAAACAGTTCGAGAAACTGATGATGGGCTAATATTACTAACTTATTTGATGATATTATCGTACTCGTGTTGGATCCTGTCGCCTAAACATAAAAGGAAGTTAAGTTTAGGAATAGAAGTTTCATGAGCATCCAAAAGATAGAGCATAGAAACCGCTCGTTTATGGAAACTCTCATTACATAATCTTCGAACTCTAACATATGTTGACGTACCGAGTTGCCGACGGGACTTCAGCTACCTCAACCCTGTGGAGAGCCTATGCAACCGTGGTAAAACAGCGAGCATTAACCTTTACAAATTCCTACGTTTAGATTTTTCTACCTCTTTCATCACCGCGACAATTTGATCCCTTAAACTACCGTTGGGTACGAACTTTTTATCAAATATTGCTCCGCCAATTGTGAAACCCCAGGCTCCCAGTTCCACTACTCGGTTGACCCTTTCAAAGCTGTTTATGCTACCAGCTATAATCACTGGGATGTTGACGACTTGCAGCACAGAGGTAATAAGGCGGTCGACATCCCCATCGTAGCGGTAGGCTAACAAGTTTATTCCAGCCACTCCCAAAGCCTCCACATTTTTGGCATCTTCTGAAATCTCACTTATTGTGCCTCGGAGTAAACATGGGTGCCCAACCACCTTACCAATGTACGGGCAATATTTGATACCAGTCCCTTTCAACAACTGAAGGGTGGGTTTGACGTATGTACCCCCGATTAGATAGTCTACCCCTAATTCAATGGCTCTTTTAGCAGATCGTATGTTAGCTTCCTCGGTTTCACTTACAACTTCAAGAAAAATGGTCCGCTTTTCCTTCCTCAGAATGTTGACTAAAGTCTTTAATTTCTCGACCGGTAGCCCAATATCTTTAAAGCCGACGTATTTGATTCCACTATCTTTAACCTCTTCAAATACCTCAATGGCATTGGGAACCGTTACATCATTGTAAGTTAACATGAAAATAAAATTGCTCAATACGGATCCCCGCCCTGAATATTTAATATTCATCAAAGTATTATTTAACGCGATACAAAAATGTTCGACCTCTAAATCGTTAAAACTTTTCATTTCACAAATTTATTTTGGCTGAGGGAACATGACTAATGGACCGTATCTGTTAGGAATCGATGTAGGAACCACCGCAGTTAAGACGTTGCTCTGCGATATAAATGGTAAGGTGATTTCAAAAATTACCTCGGAAAGTTATCCGGTGGTGCATCCAAAGCCGGGATGGGCAGAGCAAAACCCCGGAGACTGGTGGGAAGCTGTCAAGTTCACTGTGAAAGGTATCCTAAAAGCTTCTCGCATAAAAGCAGATGAAATAGCCGGCATAGGATTTGGAAGCCATACAGATGGTTGCACCCCCGTAACAAAGAATGGAAAGCCGTTGCGCCCCTCGATGATTTGGATGGATAGAAGGGCGATAGTTGAATGTAAAGAGTTAAAGGAAAAACTTGGCACGAAAATTTTTGAAATCACCGGACTTGCCTGCGACCCATACCACGTGGCCCCTAAAATTCTCTGGTTTAGAAAAAATCAACCAACTCTCTATGACGCTACCTACAAGTTTCTCAATCCAGGAGACTTTATAGTCTATAAATTCACTGGCAATTTTATGACAGATTATACTCTAGCATCTTGCACGATGCTTTTTGATATCAAGCGAAAGAAATGGTCCGAAGAATTATCAGAGCTCATGGAAATTCCAATCGATAAATTACCAAATGTCGGTCCATCAGCGTCTATCGCTGGTGAAGTTCTGAAAGAAGTAGCTGAAGAAACTGGTTTGAAAAAGGGAACCCCGGTTGTCATTGGTGGTGGAGACGAAGAAATCGGTGTTATAGGAGCGGGAGCGACTGAGCCAGGATATATTTGCGATATAACTGGAATGGCTGAGCCTATTCTAGTCACGGTAGATAAACCAATTTTCGATCCAAAACAAGTAATTGAATTGCATGGTCATGGAGCCCCAGATAAGTGGATTTTAGAAAGCCCGGGAATAGTTTCGGGCGGGAATTATCGATGGTTTAGAGATCAGTTAGGTAGTTTGGAAGTGCAAACCGCAAAGAAACTACGTGTGGATTCCTACAGTATCCTAGATGCAAAAGCAGCAACCATTTCTGCTGGGTCAAACGGCTTAATATTCCTGCCCTTCACTATGGGATCTATAACCCCCGAATGGAATCCTCATGCCAGAGGAGTTTTCATAGGATTGACGCTTAGTCATACCAGAGAATATTTGGCACGTGCGATATTGGAAGGCTCCGCATATTATTTGCGCGATGTCATAGAACGCGTAGAAGAGCTGGGAATGAGGATTAAAGAAATAAGAGCTGCAGGCGGAGGCGCTAAAAGCAAACTTTGGAGACAAATAAAAGCAGATGTCACCAATAAACCAGTGGCTTTGCCGGAGGTTGAGGATGTCTCGGCTTTCGCGGGCGTAATCCTCGCAGGAGTTGGAACTAAGCTCTACAAGGATATAGAAGGTACGGCAAGAGAGTTAGTTAAGGTTAGGGAACTTAGTAAACCAAGGAAGAAAACTCATGAAATTTACGACCAACTTTATGAAATTTATAAACAATCATATTGGAACCTTAAAGACGTCTTCAAAGAAATCGCGAGATTTCAGGAAAAACGCAAACCGTCCTAACGAATCATTAAATTGCAAACCTAGTTTAAGACTTAAGTGATGTGATATGAAAATTCTAATCGCAGGCGATGATTTCATTCCAGCCGCCTTATTTCAAAAATGCTTGGAAGAGTGCTTAGGTAAAATAGCAAAGGATTTGGAGTTCTGCACGTTTGACATTGGATTGGAGGGCAGGCCGAGGAAAAAGCTCCCGGACGTTAATGAATACTGGGGGAGACCTCAGGATCTTATTAAAAGGATTAAAGACGTTGAAATTCTAATAGTATCTTTCGCCCCGGTTACAAAGCAAGTCATAGCAGCTGGTAAGAGGCTTCGCCTCATCGGATGTTCTAGAGGCGGCCCAGTTAACGTCAATATAGAAGCGGCGACAAACAGGGGAATACCGGTCCTCAACACTCCAGGAAGGAACGCAGACGCGGTTGCAGACTTCACTTTCGGGCTTATCCTCGCATTGGTTAGAAATATTCCAAAAGCTGAGTTTTTTGTTAGAAGTGGTAGATGGAAGAGTCCTAAAGAAGATACCTTCGAAAAACCAACCGGACCTGAGTTAACTGGGCGAACAATAGGCATAATCGGCTTTGGAGAAGTAGGCTCAAGAGTTGGTATGAGAGCAACGGGATTTAAAATGAACATCCTCGTTTACGACCCATATATTCCTCGAGAAAAAGTGGAAAGCATCGGGGGTAAGATAGTTGACCTCAAGACTCTGCTGTCAGAATCAGACATTGTCACTTTACATCTAAGATTGCCAGCTGGAGTAAAGGGATTCATAGGAGCTGAACAGCTTTCTTGGATGAAGAAGACGGCTTACTTAATCAACACATCTCGAGGAGCTGCCATAGACGAAAAGGCTCTCTACAACGCTTTGAAAAAGAAGCAAATTGCTGGAGCTGCTCTTGACGTGTATGAAAAAGAACCTATTAGCTCTAACAATCCACTTCTCAAGCTGGATAATATTATTTTAACACCACATGTCGCAGGAATCTCTACAGATGTACCAGTTCGGTCGTGCCGCATGTTAGCTGAGGATATCAAAAGGTTCTTAAAGGGAGAGAAACCACAACACGTCGTCAATCCCAGTGTTTTAGAAAAATTATGAAATTTACGCATATGTTTCCTTTAGGTATGGCACTATCTTCGTAGCATATATGTAAAACGCGGAGCGTGCATCTGGACCAATTGTAGCCATAAGGAAATGACGTGCACCAACCTTAACGTATCTCTCAAGTTTACCTATGCACTCGTCAGGCGTGCCGAAAATGAAGCATTTTTCAACTGCTTCGAAGGGCACTTCCTTCACAACTTCCATAAGTTGCTCCATAAATTCAGGGGTTACCACAAATTTATCCAAAACATTTGAGTACCCCGTAGGATTTTTGAAGCCCAATCGTTCGAGATTCCTTGGAAAAGCTGCTAGAAAGATCTTGGCAGGAAGCTCGATCGCCTTACGTGCCGCCTCTCCGTCGTTTGAAACCGCCATGAGACTAAAATAGGCAGGTTCAATTGCTTCAGGAGAACGTTCAGTTTTTTTCGCCCAATTTCTGATGTCTTCAAGATCTTCCCTATACATTTCAGGGCTTAGATCAAAATCTAGCCATCCATCAGCCAATCGTCCTACTAACTCCCTTGTCCTCGGAGAGTTCGCGGCGATCCAAATTGGAGGGTGTGGCTTCTGAATCGGTTTTGGTAACAATGTAGCCCTATCTAATTTAAAATAAACTCCGTTATAGTTTACATTCTCCTCTGTCCAAAGCTTCTTGATCACTTCCACCGCTTCTTTAAGCCTCGTGACTGGACGATCCCATGCTACTCCAAAGGGATTAAGATTCATAGCTTCGCCTGCACCGATTCCAAGAATTAACCGCCCATTTGAAACTATGTCCAAAGTTGTAGCGGTCTGCGCAAGTGAAGCGGGATGTCTCCTATGCGGGTCGGTTACGGCGGTTCCAAGCTTCAAGCGTTTAGTTTGTGTCGCAATAACTGCCAGGGTCAACCAAGGGTCGAGGGCTTCGGGTCGGCTAGGTGGATTGGGAACCAGATGGTCAGCCATCCATAGCGAATCCAACTGCGTTTTCTCCGCGAAAGTAGCTGCTAAATTGCATGCTTCCAGTGGATAGTATGGAATAAAGGCTCCAAATTTCACTTTAGATTCAGCGCGGCTACCACTAATTAAACGCTTCAAAAAATTAGACGTGAAACGAATCCCCCAACTTGACAGATTATTCTTAAATGTTTTTATAACCCCATAGATAAAATCTGTAGCCTAATTAAGCTTACGAGATGTAAGCATTGCGACCGATTAAGCAAACACGAAGCCTCTGTCCAATCTGCCTCAAAGTAGTCGATGCTACCATATATGAAGAGGGTGGACGGGTTTTAATTAAGAAACAATGTGAACAACACGGATCATTTGAAGATGTTTACTGGTCGGATTATGAACAATACGTGAGAGCCCAGCGTTATGAGCATGTTGGCAATGGCATTGAAAATCCGAGAACCAAAATTGAGATGGGTTGTCCGTATGACTGTGGAATTTGCCCTAATCATTCCTCAACTACAATTCTAGCAATTGTCGACATAACAAATCGATGTAATTTACGATGCCCAGTCTGTTTTGCCCACGCTGGTGCGGCAGGCTATGTCTACGAGCCGACTAAAGAAGAAATCTTCAGAATACTGGAAAACTTTCGACAAACCTTACCTGTTCCACCTAAAGCCTTACAATTCAGTGGAGGAGAACCCACCCTTAGAAAGGACCTACCAGAACTTATAACCTACGCCAAAAAAATTGGATTCAACCATGTGGAGGTCAATTCCAACGGAGTCCGATTTGCAGAAAACGTGGAATACATTAAAGAGTTAATGCAAGCCGGAATGGATACAGTTTACCTCCAATTTGATGGAGTTACCCCTGAGCCATACCACTTTACTAGGGGCTGCAACCTCTTTCCCACAAAGTTAAAGGCACTCGAAAATTTTCGGAAGGCTGGGTTGGGAAGCGTAGTTTTGGTGCCGACACTAGTGAAGGGGGTGAACGACCATCAAGTTGGAGAAATAATAAGATTCGGAGCTAAAAATTTCGATATTGTTCGTGCAGTGAACTTCCAACCCGTTTCAATTACCGGCCGTATCGACAGGTCCAAGCTACGGGAAATGCGCATAACTATACCTGACTTCATGAAGCTGTGTGAGGAGCAGACCGGAGGGGAAATTAAGGTTTCAGACTTCTTCCCAGTTCCGACCGTCGTACCAATCTCGATGGCGGTTGGAGCCATAAAGGGGAGCCGTTTTCCAGAGTTAACCACCCACCCCCATTGTGGAGTGGCTACATTTATTTTCGTACAAAAAGACAAAATTACACCGATCACCCGTTATGCGAACATCGACGGTTTCATGAAGACCTTAGAGAAAACGTATGAAGATGCAAAAAACGGTGCAAAAATCAAAGCCAAAATGAGATTAATCAGCTCACTACGGCATGTCAAACTATCCCTTTTACGCGAATTAGTTTCAACAATATTAACAACTGGAACCTTTGAGTCACTTGCCCGTTTCACGTACAAAACTATTTTGATCGGATGCATGCATTTCATGGACCCATATAACTTTGATCTGGAACGCGTCCAACGATGCTGCATTCACTACGGCGTTCCAGGCGGCCGAATTATCCCGTTTTGCACGATGAACAGCATACACCGTCCAGCAATAGAAAAAGATCTCAGCATTTCAATTGAAGATTGGAAAAGTAAAAACCCAGGCAAGTCAGTAGCGTCAGTTGCATAAAATCATCCAATAAATTCGAAACGCGTTATAAATCCTGGCATGCGTGCGTTTAAAATATAAACCTCTCAACTTTTTCCAGTTGGGGCGTCAGAGATCATATTCGCCATTTCAAGCGTTAAAAACCAAACAATTATGTTTTCATCTAACTCGTTTTTCTTCAGCATTTCCATAGCTGCATTCGACTGCCAAATTCCCAACGCAGGTTAACGATACCCATAAAGATAAAACTATCCTTACTAGTTTAATAGGGAAGGCTGAATGAATAAGCGGAAGATAGTTAATGCCAATGTATTTCCCGCTCCACTTGCACCTGAAAAACCTTCTCGACCGACAACTTCGAGAGAGGTTTGGCCCTATACCCTTATCTTGCCAGAGGGGGAGGAGACCCGAAAAACTTTGAGAGAAATATTAACTCGATTAGACTCGATTGAGAAACGCTTAGACAGAATTGAGAAGCTCCTCTCAGGAAGAAGTGGCTGACTAAGCTAAGCAAAATTAGGAGAGCACATTCTTAAGGCGGGTTAACAATAGGCGAAACGTTGCGCCTGCAAACCGTACCACTTCTTTTCTGTTAAGTTTTGATCTCCCAATCTTGCGATCGATGAAAATAATTGGCTCCTCGCCAACTTTAAAGCCCGCCTTCTGGCAAAGATAAATCATCTCAATTTGAAACGCGTAGCCTTCAGACTTAACAGATTGATAATTAATACTGCGTAGAAGATCCGCCTTGAATGCCCGATAGCCGCTAGTTACGTCGTGGATTTTTATTCCGACAAGAAGACGAGCAAGAAAATTTGCTCCACTACTCACCAGACGCCGATAAAAACTCCAACCCTCGATACCTCCACCTGGAATATAACGCGATCCAACCACAACATCGTAGCCTTCGGCTAATTTTCGAATAAAACCAGGAATAAACTCCGGATTATGTGAGAGATCGGCATCCATTTCAAAAATAACTCTGGCACCGAACTCATCCAGAGCTATGCGGAAACCTTCTTTATATGCGCTACCGATGCCAGATTTTCTAGGACGATGTAGAACCTTAATGTTCCCATATTGCTCAGCCAGTTGATCTGCCAGTTGCCCTGTACCGTCTGGGCTGTTATCATCGACAATTACTATAAAATTAGATAGATTGTTTTTTTGGCATACTTCCTCAATTTTAGGAATAAGCCTTAGGATATTCTCTCGTTCGTTATATGTTGGTAACACGATACAAATTTGGACCATTATACGGCATCCTAAATGATATTTGTCTGCTTTAAGTCCGTAAATCTTCTCTGGAATTTCTCTTTTATCCCAACCAAGAAACCGAAGAGCAAATCCGTAAGTGCACGTTTCTTCTTAAATGACGAAAAATGCAGGTAACCGATCTACTAAACTATCCAAATGTTCATGAAGCGGTTCTTTACCGAATCCTTCCCCACAGGAAAGTTGAATGCGGAACATGCGAACGCCGCTGCATGATTGCAGAAGATCAACTCGGGTTTTGTAAGACTCGCCAAAACATTGACGGAAGGCTTTACACCTTAGTTTATGGGGATATATCATCAAGCTCAGCTAACCCAATCGAGAAAAAACCTTTCTTTCATTTCTGGCCGGGTAGTTACGCGCTTACAATTGGTACGTGGAGTTGCAATTTCACTTGCTTGTGGTGTCAAAATTTTGATATAACTAAGTTTCCGCCAAATCCACGTAAAGCTACCTACATAAGCCCGAAAAAACTAATTGACATTACTTTAAGGAAACAATGCCAAGGAACATCAATTTCTTTTAACGAGCCAACTTTACTGTTTGAGTACAGCCTTGATGTCTTTCGTTTGGCACGTTCGAAGAGCTTGTACAACACATATGTTTCAAATGGGTATCTGACGCTTGAGGCATTGCGGATGTTAAAAGATGCAGGATTAGATGCGATTAAATTTGATATTAAAGGTGACAAGGAGGTTTATCGGAAGTACTGTGCCGCAGATGTCAGCATCGTCTGGAGAAATATAGCTGAGGCAAAGAGGTTGGGGCTTCACGTAGAAATCGTGACACTTATTATCCCCGGGGTAAACGACGATGAAGATTGCATCAAAGAAATTGTTCATAACCATCTCAAAGCCGTCGGACCGCAAACTCCATTACATTTCACCCAATATTATCCGGCATACAAATTCTCCGCCCCCCGAACACCCGTAAAAACTCTAGAAAACGCTCATGCAATTGCAAAACGTGAGGGAGTACAATACGTTTACGTAGGTAATGTTCCCGGCCATAAGTGGGAAAACACCTATTGCCATAACTGCGGAGAGTTACTTATTGAACGATATATTTTCTCAGTAACCCGCTATCGATTGACATCCGGAAACAGATGTCCCAACTGTGGAATCGAGATTCCTATCATAGGAAACTACGTCAAATCCCCCCTATAGTTAACTTTTACAATCAGAAACTTGCAACGTCGAGATCGAAGCCCCACAACTTTTGATCAATGTTTTTTACACTCCTCCAATTAAATTTCAGCCTAATGGCATGCTAACTTGAGGCTTGGAAATGAATCGCCAATACGAATTAGAACTTCTCTCGAAACTCGTTGAAATAGATACAAATGCTCAGACCAAGACAGGATACGTTGCTTGCTCAGAAGCGATTCGCACCGAAGCAGAAAAACTGGGGCTTAAAGTTCGAGTTTATGATAGCGCTAAACTCGCTTCGGATAAGATGAGCCGCCCAAACTTAGTAATCGATTTAGACGTTGATGCCAGCGAACGAATAATTTTTTCAACACATTATGATGTTGTTCCAGCTGGGCAAGGTTGGATCCACGAGCCATTTAAGCTTACGGTAGAGGGAAACCGGGCATATGGACGAGGGGCCAGTGACAACAAGGCTGGAATAGCTGC includes:
- the amrS gene encoding AmmeMemoRadiSam system radical SAM enzyme, with product MQVTDLLNYPNVHEAVLYRILPHRKVECGTCERRCMIAEDQLGFCKTRQNIDGRLYTLVYGDISSSSANPIEKKPFFHFWPGSYALTIGTWSCNFTCLWCQNFDITKFPPNPRKATYISPKKLIDITLRKQCQGTSISFNEPTLLFEYSLDVFRLARSKSLYNTYVSNGYLTLEALRMLKDAGLDAIKFDIKGDKEVYRKYCAADVSIVWRNIAEAKRLGLHVEIVTLIIPGVNDDEDCIKEIVHNHLKAVGPQTPLHFTQYYPAYKFSAPRTPVKTLENAHAIAKREGVQYVYVGNVPGHKWENTYCHNCGELLIERYIFSVTRYRLTSGNRCPNCGIEIPIIGNYVKSPL
- a CDS encoding polyprenol monophosphomannose synthase; the protein is MVQICIVLPTYNERENILRLIPKIEEVCQKNNLSNFIVIVDDNSPDGTGQLADQLAEQYGNIKVLHRPRKSGIGSAYKEGFRIALDEFGARVIFEMDADLSHNPEFIPGFIRKLAEGYDVVVGSRYIPGGGIEGWSFYRRLVSSGANFLARLLVGIKIHDVTSGYRAFKADLLRSINYQSVKSEGYAFQIEMIYLCQKAGFKVGEEPIIFIDRKIGRSKLNRKEVVRFAGATFRLLLTRLKNVLS